The Planctomycetota bacterium region TCCAGATCGTCTTCGCGCAGTCCCACGCGCTCCAGATCCAGCTGCACGTTGGACCGGTCCAGCACGCGCATCACGACGCTTTCGCCGAAGATCGTCGGCAACACGCTCACACGCAGATCGACCGGCTGATCCTGCACGACCAGCTCGATGCGCCCGTCCTGCGGCATGCGCCGCTCGGAAATGTCCAGGTTCGACATGACCTTGATGCGCGACGTGATCGCCATCGACAGATGCCGCGGCGGCGGAATCATCTCGTACAGCACGCCGTCCACGCGGTATCGCATCTTGAACTCGTGCTCGAACGGCTCAAAGTGAACGTCCGACGCCTTGTCCTTGATCGCCTGAAGCAGCACGAGGTTGACGAGCCGCTTGACCATGTTGTCTTCGGCGGCGGCAATGAGCGTCTCCAGGTCGATCGACTCGCCGCGGCCTTCCAGTTCCGTCAGCGTGCCGGACATCTGGCTGATCAGCCCGGCGATCGATTCGCTGTCCTGACCGTAATGGCGGGCGATGTAGTCGTCGATCTGCTTGACGGGCGCGACGACGGTGTTGACGTTCTTGAAGCCCATGAGCAGGCGCAGGTCGTCGACCGCGCGGAAGTTGTCCGCGGACTTCATCGCGATGGTGATCGTCTTGGTCGTCTCGTCGTACTTGAGCGGAACGACGTGATACACCCGGGCGGTCTCGGCCGGCAGAAGCTCGAGCACCGACGCGGGAATTTCCAGATTGTCGAGGTTGAGCGTCTCCATGCCCGCCTGCGAGGCGAGCGCGGCGTTGACGTCCTCGGCGGTCACGTACCCGAGTTCGACCAGAAGCTGCCCGAGCGGCAGACGCTGACGCTGGCCCTGAATGCCCAGCGCTTCGTGGACCTGCTCGCGCGTGACCTTGCCCATCTTGATCAAGATGCGGCCGATCTTCCGCCCGCGCAGCTCGTCGATGCCGGGTTTGGGGGCTTTACCACCGGCGGCCGGTGCGGCCGCCTGGGGCTTGGGGGATTTGGTTTCTTCCGCCATCGGGAACTCCTTCACACGGCCGCGGCTTCGATCGGGCCTGCGCTCAGGCCCAACCGGTGGATCGTTTCCCGCCGCCCGCAGTCGGATTTCCGCGGCGCCGACCTGGGGAATTTCACCCACTCCTGGAGCGGGTCAAAATTCGCCGGGTCGGCCCCGCGAAGGTCGGTCTTCCCTGGCCGACGTCCGCTGGGGCCGCTGCCTGAGTCAAGCGCCCTCGCGTCCAACCACCTCTCCGACTTCGTGCCCGATCCGCCTTCTCGCAACTGGCGATTGGGGCGACGACCTCTCATCGGTTGGACGCTTCGCCGCTCAGGTTTCACGCGCCGCCGGCCGCAGGGGATCCGGCCGGCCACGCAAATCTCGTTCCCACCCTCTCGATTCCCACAACCCATTATTAACAGATTGCAGCCCTCACACAATACCCATTTTGACCCAAAAACAAGGTAGACATTTATTTTTCGGTTCATATATTGCCATGATATGCATTCAAAATAATAAATCGCCCGCGAACGTCGGCGCGCGGGTGATCATGTTTTACACAGTCAATTTGTCAGTTTAATCCGCCCCGCCCGCTTCTTCATCGAGCTCAGCGCGGTTGATGGTTCCGCCCGCCCGGTGGACTTTATCGACCAGCGACCCCGGCTCGCGGGCCTTGTCGATCATATCCTCCGCTGAAATCTTGCCTTCGGTATACAGCTTCCAGAGATGGTCATCGAGGAGCTGCATGCCGAACTTGCGGCCGGTCTGGATGGCGGAGTCGATATAAGTGACGGGCTTGCCTTCACGTATCAGATTGGCGATCGCGGGGGTCACAAGCATGAACTCGTACGCGGCGACCATGCCCGCCGTGTCGCAGCGCGGCATCAGGGCCTGGCTGATCACCGCCATCAGACTCGTCGAAAGCTGCACACGAATCTGCGCCTGCTGGTTCGTCGGAAAAGCGTCGATGACGCGGTTGATGGTGCCACCGGCCGAATTAGTATGAAGCGTCCCGAATACAAGGTGTCCCGTTTCCGCCGCTCGAATAGCCGCCTCAATCGTCTCAAGGTCACGCATTTCACCCACGAGGATCACATCGGGGTCCTGACGCAGGGCGCGACGCAGGGCTTCCGAAAAACTGGGGACATCCGCCCCGACTTCGCGCTGGTTGACAATGGACATTTTGTGCGGGTGGTAGTATTCGATCGGGTCCTCGACGGTGATGATGTGCCGGTCGAGGGTCTCGTTGACGTTGTTGATCATGGCGGCCAGCGAGGTCGATTTCCCGGAGCCGGTCGGCCCGGTGACGAGGAACAGACCGCGCGGCCGGCGGATCAGATCGCGGCAGATTTTGGGCAGGCCGATCTGGTCCAGCCCAAGGAGCTTATTGGGAATTTGGCGCAGGACGAGGGCGAGATTGCCGCGCTGGCGGAAGATGGCGACACGGAAGCGGGCCTTGTCGCCGAAGGCGAACCCGAAGTCGCAGCCGCCCAGTTCCTGAAGCTCCTGCTGGGAGCGTTCGGGGGAGATGGACTTCATCAGCGCGACGGTGTCATCGGGTTCGAGGATCTTGGTCTTCAGCTCGCGCAGATGGCCGTGCAGGCGGATGGTCGGGGGCTTGCCGACGGTCAGGTGGAGGTCGGAGCCCCCCTGCTTGACCATGGTTTCGAGCAGGCGGTCGATCTGGACGGTGGGACCGGTATTGGAGCCGGCTGTGGACATAGAGCCAATCCCTTCACAAACGATGATTCAAGGATTCGGATTCGATCAGGCCGCCGCCTCGCCGCCGGAAGGCGACTCGGTTTCGTCGTCCATGGTGACCAGTCCTTCGACCTGCGCCACGCGGGCGATTTCGTC contains the following coding sequences:
- a CDS encoding pilus assembly protein PilB, with protein sequence MAEETKSPKPQAAAPAAGGKAPKPGIDELRGRKIGRILIKMGKVTREQVHEALGIQGQRQRLPLGQLLVELGYVTAEDVNAALASQAGMETLNLDNLEIPASVLELLPAETARVYHVVPLKYDETTKTITIAMKSADNFRAVDDLRLLMGFKNVNTVVAPVKQIDDYIARHYGQDSESIAGLISQMSGTLTELEGRGESIDLETLIAAAEDNMVKRLVNLVLLQAIKDKASDVHFEPFEHEFKMRYRVDGVLYEMIPPPRHLSMAITSRIKVMSNLDISERRMPQDGRIELVVQDQPVDLRVSVLPTIFGESVVMRVLDRSNVQLDLERVGLREDDLERFRQLMGKPNGIVIVTGPTGSGKTTTLYAALNELNDIETKILTCEDPVEYDIDGLVQVQVNVDQGMTFAKALRSFLRLDPDIILVGEMRDLETAQIAVQASLTGHLVFSTLHTNDAPSSIARLLDLGLEPFLVTATLEGVVAQRLVRRVCVRCREEYHPTEEQLMELQLSPEDIAGKTFYRGKGCEYCNQTGYRGRLAIFEIMVLDDEVKELVMEHASTNVLRAESRKRGMRTLRQSGLMGIFEGLTTIEEVVRETVMEEE
- a CDS encoding PilT/PilU family type 4a pilus ATPase yields the protein MSTAGSNTGPTVQIDRLLETMVKQGGSDLHLTVGKPPTIRLHGHLRELKTKILEPDDTVALMKSISPERSQQELQELGGCDFGFAFGDKARFRVAIFRQRGNLALVLRQIPNKLLGLDQIGLPKICRDLIRRPRGLFLVTGPTGSGKSTSLAAMINNVNETLDRHIITVEDPIEYYHPHKMSIVNQREVGADVPSFSEALRRALRQDPDVILVGEMRDLETIEAAIRAAETGHLVFGTLHTNSAGGTINRVIDAFPTNQQAQIRVQLSTSLMAVISQALMPRCDTAGMVAAYEFMLVTPAIANLIREGKPVTYIDSAIQTGRKFGMQLLDDHLWKLYTEGKISAEDMIDKAREPGSLVDKVHRAGGTINRAELDEEAGGAD